From one bacterium genomic stretch:
- a CDS encoding RNA methyltransferase produces MTSARPRLAGLRRLARSTAARRADGVFIVEGATLGAEAAAAGLRIREVYIETSRADEEARGLADRLAAAGATLVEVEAGTLAKVGASVTPQPLLAVVERPAVAAPGDSPEVASFVLVAVSVADPGNAGTLLRCAEAAGAGGVIFAGDAADPYGPKAVRASAGSIFRLPAALSEDPVTTLEDLRERGLRTVGAAAGRGLPYDRADLTPPLALVVGNESHGLPASLAGHMDAWVHVPLGGVAESLNVGAAAAVLCFEVQRRRRDAPTVGGTPAER; encoded by the coding sequence TTGACCTCCGCGCGACCGCGCCTCGCCGGGCTGCGCCGCCTGGCGCGTTCAACGGCCGCCCGCCGAGCCGACGGGGTCTTCATCGTGGAGGGGGCGACCCTCGGCGCCGAGGCCGCGGCCGCGGGCCTGCGGATCCGCGAGGTCTACATCGAGACGTCCCGAGCCGACGAGGAGGCGCGGGGCTTGGCAGACCGGTTGGCCGCGGCCGGCGCCACGCTCGTGGAGGTCGAGGCGGGCACGCTCGCCAAAGTCGGGGCCTCGGTCACGCCGCAGCCGTTGCTGGCGGTCGTCGAGCGGCCGGCGGTGGCCGCACCGGGAGACTCCCCGGAGGTTGCCTCGTTCGTGCTGGTGGCGGTGTCGGTCGCCGATCCGGGCAACGCCGGCACGCTGCTGCGCTGTGCCGAGGCCGCCGGAGCGGGCGGCGTGATCTTCGCCGGCGACGCCGCGGACCCCTACGGCCCGAAGGCGGTGCGAGCCTCGGCCGGATCGATCTTCCGGCTGCCTGCGGCGCTGTCGGAGGATCCGGTCACCACTCTGGAGGATCTCCGGGAGCGAGGACTGCGCACTGTGGGCGCCGCCGCCGGTCGGGGGCTGCCGTATGACCGGGCCGACCTGACCCCGCCGCTGGCGCTGGTCGTGGGCAACGAGTCGCACGGGCTGCCCGCCTCGCTGGCGGGACACATGGACGCCTGGGTGCACGTCCCCCTGGGCGGGGTGGCCGAGTCGCTGAACGTGGGTGCCGCCGCCGCCGTGCTCTGCTTCGAGGTGCAGCGCCGCCGCCGCGACGCGCCGACCGTCGGCGGGACACCCGCCGAACGATGA
- the infC gene encoding translation initiation factor IF-3 codes for MAIAASAGSEPLVNENIQAPQVRLVGPDGAQIGIRPLAEALSIAQAHGLDLVEVADKAEPPVCRIMDYGKYKYDAAQRARESRKKSTQVVVKEMKYRPKIGRGDFETKTRKVRDFLTAGNRVKITVMFRGRETLHPELGQRILDEVSEVTGDLARIEAPPRQDGRNMVMVLAPDKRTRK; via the coding sequence TTGGCCATAGCTGCGTCGGCTGGTTCCGAGCCGCTTGTCAACGAGAACATCCAGGCGCCGCAGGTCCGGCTGGTGGGTCCCGACGGAGCCCAGATCGGGATCCGCCCGCTGGCCGAGGCCCTCTCGATCGCGCAGGCGCACGGGCTGGATCTGGTGGAGGTGGCCGACAAGGCCGAACCGCCCGTCTGCCGGATCATGGACTACGGGAAGTACAAGTACGACGCGGCGCAGCGGGCACGGGAGTCGCGCAAGAAGAGCACGCAGGTCGTCGTCAAGGAGATGAAGTACCGACCCAAGATCGGGCGCGGCGACTTCGAGACGAAGACCCGCAAGGTGCGGGACTTCCTGACTGCGGGCAACCGGGTGAAGATCACCGTGATGTTCCGCGGTCGAGAGACGCTCCATCCCGAGTTGGGTCAGCGCATTCTCGACGAGGTCTCCGAAGTCACCGGCGACCTGGCCCGTATCGAGGCTCCGCCCCGCCAGGACGGGCGCAACATGGTCATGGTCCTGGCACCCGACAAGCGCACCCGCAAGTAA
- a CDS encoding DUF1844 domain-containing protein: MTLWTPGGEHHVPRDPQPESAGPAGDEAVPGAEQINLEDLDPEDRERAEEILAELAAARERLAAAPPEVVVANHAMGLYELGAIHLTAEPPRPAAARLAIDAMGILVEGLAGRLGDSEPTLREALQSLRMVYVQQTSGGDTEAG; this comes from the coding sequence ATGACACTCTGGACCCCCGGCGGCGAGCACCATGTGCCGAGAGATCCGCAGCCTGAGAGCGCCGGCCCGGCGGGCGACGAAGCGGTTCCCGGAGCGGAGCAAATCAACCTGGAGGACCTGGATCCTGAGGACCGCGAGCGGGCCGAGGAGATCCTGGCCGAACTGGCCGCCGCCCGTGAGCGGCTGGCCGCCGCCCCGCCCGAAGTGGTCGTCGCCAACCACGCCATGGGCCTGTACGAGTTGGGCGCCATCCACCTGACGGCCGAGCCGCCCCGCCCGGCGGCGGCACGCCTGGCGATCGACGCCATGGGAATCCTGGTGGAGGGCCTGGCCGGCCGTCTCGGCGACTCCGAGCCGACGCTCCGCGAGGCGCTGCAGAGCCTCCGCATGGTCTACGTCCAGCAGACCTCGGGCGGCGACACGGAAGCCGGATAG
- the rplT gene encoding 50S ribosomal protein L20, giving the protein MARARRSVQARKRRKTTLARAKGYYGNKSRTWRGANEQLLHSGQYAFRDRRARKGEMRRLWIQRINAGCRRHGSTYSTFMAGLRTAGVEVDRKALADMAVRDPDSFAALVRLADEARTSDLPSGS; this is encoded by the coding sequence ATGGCCAGAGCCAGACGATCCGTCCAGGCCCGCAAGAGGCGCAAGACCACCCTGGCGCGCGCCAAGGGGTACTACGGCAACAAGAGCCGCACCTGGCGCGGCGCCAACGAGCAACTGCTGCACTCCGGCCAGTACGCCTTCCGTGACCGGCGGGCGCGCAAGGGCGAGATGCGGCGGCTGTGGATCCAGCGGATCAACGCCGGGTGCCGCCGGCACGGCTCCACCTACAGCACGTTCATGGCGGGGCTCCGCACCGCCGGCGTGGAGGTGGATCGCAAGGCGCTCGCCGACATGGCGGTTCGTGATCCCGATTCCTTCGCCGCGCTCGTGCGGCTGGCTGACGAGGCCCGAACCAGCGATCTGCCCAGCGGATCCTGA
- the pheS gene encoding phenylalanine--tRNA ligase subunit alpha, whose amino-acid sequence MTTDLAAEARALTAEAVAALEAASSVAELTAARPDLFGRGSPLTGLRRRLGDLAPEDRPVAGRALSEALAEVESCYDARLEELRAAARGRRIEAERLDLTELPEPAQVGRLHVITQTLQRLEDVFCAMGYTVAEGPEIETEWHNFGALNFPPGHPARDMYDTLYVDHGPPGTTLLRTHTSPVQVRVMENQPPPLYVVAPGRCFRQDTADATHMPVFHQIEGLVVDDGITLGDLAGAIEAFTTAYFGPGFTSRLRPSYFPFTEPSAEFDVQRPDGTWLELGGSGMVHPSVLEVCGVDPERWSGFAFGFGIDRLAMLRYGIGDLRDLWTNDVRFLEQF is encoded by the coding sequence ATGACCACCGATCTCGCCGCCGAGGCCCGCGCCCTGACCGCCGAGGCCGTCGCCGCCCTTGAGGCCGCGAGCAGCGTCGCTGAACTGACCGCGGCACGCCCCGACCTGTTCGGCAGGGGTTCGCCGCTGACAGGCCTGCGCCGCCGGCTGGGCGACCTGGCGCCGGAGGATCGCCCGGTGGCCGGCCGCGCCCTCAGCGAGGCGCTGGCCGAGGTCGAGAGCTGCTACGACGCCCGCCTGGAGGAGCTGCGGGCCGCCGCGCGCGGCCGCCGCATCGAGGCCGAGCGCCTCGATCTCACCGAGTTGCCCGAACCCGCGCAGGTGGGGCGGCTGCACGTCATCACCCAGACGCTGCAGCGTCTCGAGGACGTGTTCTGCGCCATGGGCTACACCGTCGCCGAGGGCCCCGAGATCGAGACCGAGTGGCACAACTTCGGGGCGCTCAACTTCCCGCCCGGCCATCCGGCCCGCGACATGTACGACACCCTGTACGTCGACCACGGCCCGCCGGGCACCACCCTGCTGCGCACCCACACCTCGCCCGTGCAGGTGCGGGTCATGGAGAACCAGCCCCCGCCTCTCTACGTGGTGGCGCCGGGCCGCTGCTTCCGCCAGGACACCGCTGATGCCACCCACATGCCGGTCTTCCACCAGATCGAGGGGCTCGTCGTCGACGACGGCATCACCCTGGGCGACCTGGCCGGCGCCATCGAGGCGTTCACCACCGCCTACTTCGGTCCGGGCTTCACGTCGCGGCTGCGCCCCTCGTACTTCCCGTTCACCGAGCCCTCCGCCGAGTTCGACGTGCAGCGCCCCGACGGTACGTGGCTGGAGCTGGGGGGCAGCGGCATGGTGCATCCCTCGGTGCTCGAGGTCTGCGGGGTGGACCCCGAGCGCTGGAGCGGGTTCGCCTTCGGTTTCGGCATTGACCGCCTGGCCATGCTCCGCTACGGCATCGGCGACCTCCGGGATCTCTGGACGAACGACGTGCGATTCCTGGAGCAGTTCTGA
- the rpmI gene encoding 50S ribosomal protein L35, whose amino-acid sequence MPKMKTRRGAAKRFKVTGSGKIVRRHAYKNHILEKKAPKRKRQLRRDGAVSGADRPSVRRQLGI is encoded by the coding sequence ATGCCCAAGATGAAGACCCGCCGGGGTGCCGCCAAGCGCTTCAAGGTGACCGGCTCCGGAAAGATCGTGCGGCGTCACGCCTACAAGAACCACATCCTCGAGAAGAAGGCTCCGAAGCGCAAGCGCCAACTGCGTCGCGACGGCGCGGTGAGCGGCGCCGACAGGCCGTCGGTGCGCCGCCAACTCGGTATCTGA